tgaaatattaataaaattattgttgtttagttgtttcattaatttgtttgtcttttataaactataatttgttatattgttgtttagcctaacataatttaatttgtttgtcttctataatttatttgttaattaaattattaattattgtttattaggtGCTTCCcccaattaaaattattaattgttgtttaggtTAATATGGTAACATAATTGAACAAATgattgtttattaattaaatgattttcttttagtGTTGCACTACTACACTAGCACACAACCATTGAGCCACACCCCATCCCCATGTGCATTTACCCTGGCCCCATGCCCCCATCCACCCCCCAATTCAACAGATAAGCCCCAATGCCTTATGGCCCCCAAAAACTGTtggaaaaactagtttttcatctcatacaaaacacacattgGAAGCAACAAATACGAATTTACTTCATTTATGAGAGATAACATCTAATCTTGAATtttagaacaaagaatagaaagcataccttgatgcagtgaaattcaaaaccaagacttgagaatacatttaatcttcatctcaattccacatAGTGcttaagaagtgtggtctctcaattagtctTTATGTACGTtaattctcaaagaaaaattattcttcttctcaatgtagagaaaaactgttttcttttcttttcattatacatacatacaaactaccttggtagttactttatttaataactcttattaaataaaagttgattatCTATTTGGATTATCCTTTTGGACCTACttaattgggctttagtttgtggcttAAGATGGGACCAaatggaacaaataagactctaactccaatgggtcttgggcttttctatcaactcttgataagtccaaaattattattaattatatttaacaccactgtataaatataattgcactctaggccttattaataaattatatcccaagactctaatgatatcatttgacccctctatgaaatatccatagtgaacaaagtcataataaactatcactttgtaaacaactattttattcttgagtacccggtttaatcttttagttattcaaatttattgaaatccaatttcaataaatataagttttaataactccttactaaagtgggcgccctgaataaccagttccaattaaatttatctcaaggggatatttcaTATCTCTACAAAAAGAGATTATAGatttcattttgagaatatgtgttccctcaacactacgtgtggttatccaacatactgaggttttgatcgtgaatattggatctcactcttgatatatcaaagtaacctataTTTTATGATCGAGTTCACTATCCTTTTAGGattaagagtctatgaaattagaagtcgtgagattaattatttagataatagttgttgattgaataattaatctcatagcggtccagtttaatgtgtcttaactcttaagacacatcaactagaagtctctacttccataatcaagacaaatcatcttagttaatgtgttatagtcttcgcagatgaaacactcaattttatcaccgactatgaactacattttgagtttacaagaaacttgtgatttatatcttttgtgactaaattacatacaatgcatctcatggactatgataatgtttcattagttcatttataaatagtctcatataattaaacaatttaattatttatgacatgccaataaattggattttagggcataaaccctaaCAATCACAAGACTAGAGCCAATCAGATAAAGCCAATTAATTGTATCTCACCAAAagacaccaacaccaacactaacactaaaagacaattaatttaTCTCACCAACACCAACCCCAACCCCAACCCCAACGGATAACTCCAAAAATAGggcatatattaataaaaatttataaagctAAGCAAAGTAAAAGgcaaaagcaacaaacaataaCAGTTCAAAatcttaaagagagagagagagagagtctgagTCTCATTTCATTTTTCACTTTCATTCGTCACTCTTCACATAAAGAGCAGAGAGACTGAGACaaagatgaaaatgaaataCCTTGAGGTTGAGGGAGCAGGGAGGCCTAAGGCTGAGGGGTAGCGCCGCTGGGTAGCACGTCGATGCTCAAGGGCGGCACCGTCTGCTGTTTTGGAGCTCGAGTAACGCAATCTAATGATCTCCTTTTCTGTCGAGCTGAGTCAAGTTTGAGGCCCGATCTGGCGATCTCCTTCTCCGTTCGTTGGTTGTTGTCATCCGTTTAGTGGCGGCGATCTCCTTCTCCATCTGTTGGGTtaggtttttttctttaggttaggtttttttctttcaacatcTATTAGTGTTTGGTCGTTCGTTAGTTTCTAATTTCAGTatattgggttttggtttgtttggttttttttttttttttttagaaccctTGGGTTTGCTACCTTTGTACTTTGTTGGGCATGTCATGGGCTTGCTGTGGGCTTCATGTTAGGCTtgccatctttttttttttttttttttgagaatctgtgGGCTTGCCACTTAcactattacaattttttttttcaaattttagttcaatttttttttgggtttttttttaaaaaaattttttgcttgaaagtagaacaaataatttttttttttaatttaagagtgttcctaattttttttaaagggtaaacaaataaataaataaattattatatatatatatatatataaatttaggcGAGGGTGTTCTTGGGAACACCCTGAGCTTAACGTGGCACCGCCACTGAGTATTTCTCTGGAGCTTTTCCTTTCCCCCAACTAATTATTAACCCACCTACCAATATCTTCATTGTTGCTcacaaacccctccccctctctCGTGAAGCAACCCCCACCCTACTCAGTTGGAGCTTTCCATTTAGTCCTTGAAAATTTATGttgatgaaaaattttaattgatctCTTCATGTCGATTTCAAGTAAAATAAGGATAATCATactcaaaatacaatttttatactACAAATTAACAAAGTAATCAACTATGAGTAATACATAATTacttttttggaaatattttagtgaataaacaagttttgatacaacctataataactagaataatttgcaaaaacataaaataaaaagaagtttagAACAATCTTACAATGTTATAGAATCATTCTATGAAAACATTGTCCTTAAAGGTTGATTCGTGCCACCTAAAGTAAAACTCGGTGTGATTGATTTTCTTAGTGAAACAACCCTTTAGTATTAAACTATAAGTCAACATTCATGATGGATGTAGTTCCACTCACTAATGTTCAAAAAcaaccttttattatttttccttaagTTATAAGTATAAATTGTTGGATAAAatatgtgagagagaaagagaatgtaTTTGTAAATGTAGAGTAGTTAAAAGACTAATGAGAAAGGATGTTATGATGTGATGGATATTATATAAGTTATTCATAACAATTTTAGTATATAGTTATTGATTACTAATAACCAACTATTAGTTTATCCATTATTATCCAaccattattttttcataattgcccaaaaactattttatcatttattacCCAACagctaaaaattataaaatattaaaaatgtttagAACATATATCCACAGTAACAACTTTCATATTAAtacattacctttttttttccattgcaTGACTTTAAAATTGATACAAAAGTGATGACTCTAGATTTTGccttacaaacaaaaattattaagcagatgtttggtaaaaattaattttgccaacttattttactattcaacttatttttgctattatttatgattCTACCAcgctttttggtactatttatgagttctactatattatttcaattaacttttacttttatctaccgtacttttagcaaaaagttttcaaattcAGCAAATAAGTGGATCTTAAACAGATTTTAAGGCTTGACTTCAATGTACTTGAGCTTACACAATTTAAACATGTGTCCGCATTATGTCGGCTCCATTTCATTGGATGATCGGAGGCCAATGCAAGCCATGTATGAGGATAAGTTTACCTATCTGGCTGTCAATTGTGGTGCATTATTTGCTAATTCccattaaaacttaaaagggtggccattaaaattcaaaaagggTCCCATGTAAAAGGCTGCTGCTCGGCTCTAACCTGCTGTCCTGCCTGTGTGTCCATCTACATCGTCCTCCGGCGAGAGATGCGACGTTTATGCCACGTCATCAGTGAACACGTACTGTTTGTGGGGCCCACGAACATGCAAACTTGGGAAGAGTCCTAGCCTAAGTGGGACCCATAGGAAATGCATTCGTGGCTAAAACAGTTTGCCACGTGCTGGACTGTATGTGTTCCAACATTTTAATGCAGTATTTGGCAGATTCCGACAAAGCCACAAAAAAATTCGCTTTAGGCAATTAAGGAGAAGTAGAGTCTAATTTAGTAActagactattttttttttttttcttcttcaaattaaCAAACCGTACAATAGCCACGAAAAATACTTAATTTACGTaggacattaaaaaaaattatatatatatatatataattaaatgaatgaagatataaatatataagctCAATACATTCACATccgaaaaacacaaaaacaatacattttgcatcataaaaaaaaaaaaaaaaacccacttttATTCATATATGGAATCATTTAGTGCTATCTTTTTTTTCCATAGTCGACAATTAggtaattttataatttttaacttaTTAGATATGTTAGTGGTTTATCTATATAAATGGAGAATATTTCTCCACAACTTATTGAATTAATTTTAGCATATTATGAATAATTCCTTTTAATAAAAGTCATggtatttcttttataaaaaaaaaatttatctattttgcaCAATAGCTCTAACAACACATTCTTTATTTGCAATTCcccttattaaaataatactataTTTTGACACACACCAACAACAAATGTTTACATGTTGCTATAGTAGAGGAGAGTAagaataaaagggaaaaaaaacttttacatGTTATAATGAACATGTAAACATATAAGATcactgtttttttgtttttttgtttttgttttgttttgtttttttttttgttttttttttttgttttttttgttttgttttttgcaaAATACCTCAACAAATGTAGGTTTGTTTTTGTGCTTTTTGGGGAATAGTATCATCTATTTAGCATTTTGATGGGATATGCATGCCTCATTGGATGAGAATGCGTTGCTCTCAATTCCacccaaaataaattaattgcattagaagccaaaaaaaaaaaaaaaaatttctttgtcgGAAGAAGTAgaatataaagtataaacactTGTCTTGAGGATACAAGTAcaacactttttcttttcttttttctttttttggtttttggaggagagaattttttctttttttaatataaaagaaTAAGTTGATGTTGTATTTCTTTAAGGGAAACCATGCGAGCcattaaaaatatctaaaaaacttcttttattGTGAACCTTTTTCAAGCATTTTTGTTCTTCATCGTTCACTTGtaggttagagagagagaatttctcTTTTCACCTAATAGATACCTTTATTATGGCACTAACAAGCTGATTTATTCTGTTTTAAAGGTTGAAGCCTTGAAGGGGACATTTTCTTTCGTTCTTAAGGAATTTCTCTTTtagataattttatataaaaaaacaatgaaatggTTAAATACTACAACTTCGTATATATGATGGAATTTTAGAAGCTTCTGAATTGATTTCACTGACACGGTAAGAGTCTAGTGTAGTGTAGGTATCATCTActttatatattctttcttcCAAAGCCAAAATGTACGTACGCTATTTTTTCACCATTAAGTGTGTGTctcatatatatttatcaagatAAAACTCATATTTTCCTTAATCACATTgtcattttaaacaacttttaaACAAGGATGATAGTgctattgaataaaataaacatgAGTCAACTATAAACATCTTCGTTTTCTTTAGTGCAAGACAAAGCCAAGGGTTACTACTTACTATACTTTTATAAACATGCAAGATTATTCACAGCTATTGACATACTAGCTAATGACAGTCGCAATCATTAAACAACCGAAAATAATGATACTTTAACGTTATTTTTATTGTAGAGAGTATACTTTAACGTTATTGACAATGCAACAGAAATTATTGGTAAATCATGAGACTAAattcaattagttttttaaCAGATCATACTAGAAGATTAATGTTTAATTTGTCACAAATCTAATGCACATGGGTTaattatatttaacaatttttaagtGACGAAACTTTAGCCAAACTTTAAGGACAAAGGgtatattttaacatttttttaatgtataaagaAGGTTAAAATCTCAAATTACACCCTTTAAACTTGAGTGAATTATTATTCATTCCTAtctatatttgtatatattaagagaattcaaaaagttagttattgtttttttcctGTCAAAAATACGACTCcattaattaaccaacaacttaaaaatgggattaaaatagtaaattggcaaaagaaagttagttattgttttttttactgtcaaaaatacccctacctaaaacttaaaaatggaGTTAAAATAgtgaattgacaaaaataataaattactacTTCTACGTTGAAATGACTTCCTGCTTCtaataaattcttatttttaCGTTCATttaaattcctacttctactCACAAACTCCCTACAaaataagattacttttttgttagttttaaaactttTCCAATTTACAAAACTCACCtcgcgttttttttttcttcatcacacccttttttttgtgattaaaaaaagtaaaaattctaaattataataaatgtaaattattaatccttactcataaaataaaagaactttTGAGTACGCATGTGAACGAGTGCTCAGAGACTagtatcatatatatatttatcattttagtGCTTAAACCTTTACAATTTTAGTCAAGTTTGTTTTTCCATGTATAAAATTGCATGAATCACAACATGCCgacaattttataaattgcaATGGATGaaagtttaagaactaaaagaacaatttataagttaaaattctatcgtatttataaaaaataaaataaactaaaataacaaaaattatactttaaagaggtaaataaaaatttagtgaaatttggatttttgtaaaataataataataataataataataaattgagaaggtaataataataaaatttaaaaaggtgCAAATTTTTAAGAATAGAAAGAATAGGCTAATTTCGTAACTTCAACATAATACAAACTTGCCTTGTCCTACGAAAATATGGGACATAAAAAGGTGGGGGTGAGAGTCCAATTGCAATCCATTGAAATTACAGTGGCGGAGACATAGCGATAGACACAGAGAAAAACCAGAGGTGTGCGTGTCTCTCTCTATGTCTtatgtgtgtctgtgtgtgtgtgtgtgaatttgttGGTCTAAGCGTGGAACTAGCAAACCTTTTCGTTTTAGAATcttccaaacaaaacaaatcccatccttttttttcttttttctttttttcatttatctcaGAACTCCTATTTTCGGTTCCTCCGAAAAAAAGCTTTTGAACAAccttaaaactctctctctctatctctcttccTTAATTTATGTTCTTCAATATCTTTCAAAAATAGaaccccaaaaaacaaaaaaacaaaaaacaaaaagacaatttttttttctctgttttcttcTTTGTCAATTTTATCATCATGTTTCATTATCTCTAATGCTTTGCTCTCACTCCTTCACGTACGTATATTCAATACATTTcattcccttttttttgtttaatacaatctttgtttgaattatgttatgttattttgataaatttgttttgttttgatgggtttttttttatttttttattgcagAGTTGATGTGTGAAACGGGACTGAGTTGGGGTGAGTTAGCTGGAGCGagttatatatacatatatctgATGGGAGGTGAggttgataataataataataatggggGAGTGGTGGAAGAAACGACGTCGTCGTCACCGGTGAGCAGGGTAAAGTTCATGTGCAGCCATGGTGGGAGGATTATCCCTAGGCCCACAGATGGCCAACTCAAATACGTTGGTGGCGAGACACGTGTCATTTCGGTCCCTCGTGATATCAGCTTCTcaggttttcattttccttttaaaaaaaatatatatattttgaggtTCTTGTCATAAGAATAATTTTAAGGTGGgcaatttttaaattagatgAAGTGGATATAATTGGTCTAAATTTTGAGCAACAGCATCAAGATTATTGTTTCTATGTAATAATAGGTTTTATTGTCGAGATTCATTTAGCTTAACTGAtattttaagatatttttaataaaaatgtctagaatttaaatcTTCCTTTCTCATTGTAatgtcaaattataaaaaatatttattaatcaaatttatgataaaacccatagtttataaaagaagagagagcatTGAATTCAAAtcatagaatatttttttatataacttaagcattgtttaataaaaatttataacctGGTGAAAATTTGAgtcctttattatttttatgtgtaaTCTTTGTAAATGGGCATGGACATGAACATGTGCATATTTTCCATTGATGGAGAAATATTATGGAGGGGAGGTTTGATAGAACTCCCAAAGTCTTCAAATttcaatatgaaaataatattaataaatcaattcaataattattcTAGAACTTTTTACTAGAATACAAATTATTTGTACCATTTTATTGAAGTGTAAAATGATCCATTGTTAAGTGATGTAATGGTTATTAAATCTCCTCTATAACAATCCAATAAGTGAATGttatgtaattaattttatactTCTTTGTCGGAGTTGAACCCACCAACCTCCTACATGGCATTCATCAATTGAATTATTACATGACTTGGTATTAACtgttataacttaaaaaataataagataaaaATCCCATTAACAGATTATAAAAAAGTGGTGAATAGTATCTTGGGCTCAAGTCCTCTTGAGCATGTCGTTTTGAATGAacaaaattcattgtattagCAACTTCTTGTGTTGTGCACTGTGTCATTTACAGTGCTGTCAATAAAAGTAGAAAATGTGCTTATGTTCCctttaatattaaataacatTGCCTTTTGTTGTTTTGACCTCTTTGATGTTAACAGAGCTAATGAAGAAGCTAACTGCAACGATTGATAGGGACATGGTTCTCAAGTACCAAGTAATCCCTGAGGAACTTGATGCCTTGGTGTCTGTAAGATCAGACGAGGACCTTAAGCATATGGTTGATGAACATGACCGCCATCAAAGTGAAGGAAACCCGAAGCTCAGAGCCTTCCTGTTCCCATCCAACCCAATTATACTTGAGAACCAAGCAACCTCCATTGAACCCCATGTATTAGAGCAGCGCTATATTGATGCCATCAATGGCATATTTCGTACAACTCCCCATCCTAAACTCACCTCTATCAATACAAATAAAACCACTTTCAGCATCTCTTCTGGTTGTTCTTCCCCCCATAGCAATTCCCCTGATGGCCAAAATGTTGATGCTACTATGACTCATGAAAGCAACTTGTCAAATGTTAACCAAAATGGCACGATTTCAGTGCATAGAGTTCAAAGCTCTCCTACCCTTTACTGCCTCAACAATTTCCAAAACCTTAGCAATAACCCTGGAAACCATCACCTTTACCAGCACCACCAGCATTACCACTTAAACTATCAACACCACCTTCATCATGGCTATCATCCTAGACCAATGGATTCTCACAGAGGTGATGTTGGCAGAGAAATGTTAACCCGAAATTGGTCGTTGGGCAGGGTTGATGGTGGGAGGAGCCCAATGGGTCGTGGCCTAAACCCCCATTACACATCAAGTTACCACCATAGAGAGTCTGGAGGCTGCATCAACTGGGGGTACCATGAAGAGCATGGTGTCCTTGCGTGTACTAGGCTCAGTAGATCTGGGAGTCTTTCTCGGAGTCCAATAAGTCCAAGAAATGCCTTTTTGGAGAGTGAGAAAGCATGAAGTTCTTCAAGGTATTCAAGCAATAATTATCTTACATCTCATTAATATCCTCTCTCACGTGAGACACCTCACATCGAATGGAGTCTCACCAGAACTTTTAACAATGgtatagatgattttttttttcttccttctatACCTAATATTTGGTGTTGGTTTTGTATGTTGTATATGGCTATCGCATAGAATTGGAATAGACTACATGTAGTATGTGTGTTACCTGTAAATATAACGATTAATGCACATTTTATCTGGTATATGCTCCAGCAAAACGCATCCACAAAATAGGGCTTAATCTAACCCACAAatcatgtgtatatatattacaaacaCAAAGCAAGTAAAATGGCAAGATAAGCTTTTCTCTCAAATCCATCATATTGCATTTTATAGTAGTTTTAAATGAAGTACATGGGACTTTAGTCACCCAGAGATTTTGATATCAATGGAAACTATTATAGTGGTTTTCAACtctatttctaataaaaatggCTAGAACTGTTAACCAAACAACAACCAAATTTGATCCCGCAAAATCAATTCTTATACACAttagaaaggaagaaaagggtggcaaaaaaatatcaaatttttgcTATCTCATTTGCTGTCAGTGAAATCTGCATCTATAACATCTCCTTCAGGCCCCTTGCCTGATGATTCTGAAGACCCGGATTCACCGCCAGGTGCAGGTCCAGGCCCAGCACCAGCACCAGCACCAGcaccaggcccaggcccagcaCCAGGAGCACCTGGTTGGTTGTAAAGGGACTGACCTAGTTGCATGACTTCTTGATTGAGGGCTGCAATGGCATCCTTGATGGCTTGTGTTGAACCCCCTGAAATTGCTTCCTTGAGCTCTCCAAGCTTGGCCTCCACCTTCTCTTTCACTGGGGCAGGAACCTTGTCTCCCAGTTCCTTGAGCTGTTTCTCTGTCTGGTAGACAACAGAATCAGCTTGGTTCTTTGTGTCAATGGCATCTCTCTTCTCCTTGTCATCCTTTGCAAACTTCTCTGCTTCATTAACCATCCTTTGCACCTGCATATTTTGACACATTTAGCTTAGTTCCTTTTCAGCTTTTGACCTAATGCTACAAACT
This genomic stretch from Castanea sativa cultivar Marrone di Chiusa Pesio chromosome 1, ASM4071231v1 harbors:
- the LOC142619286 gene encoding uncharacterized protein LOC142619286 — its product is MCETGLSWGELAGASYIYIYLMGGEVDNNNNNGGVVEETTSSSPVSRVKFMCSHGGRIIPRPTDGQLKYVGGETRVISVPRDISFSELMKKLTATIDRDMVLKYQVIPEELDALVSVRSDEDLKHMVDEHDRHQSEGNPKLRAFLFPSNPIILENQATSIEPHVLEQRYIDAINGIFRTTPHPKLTSINTNKTTFSISSGCSSPHSNSPDGQNVDATMTHESNLSNVNQNGTISVHRVQSSPTLYCLNNFQNLSNNPGNHHLYQHHQHYHLNYQHHLHHGYHPRPMDSHRGDVGREMLTRNWSLGRVDGGRSPMGRGLNPHYTSSYHHRESGGCINWGYHEEHGVLACTRLSRSGSLSRSPISPRNAFLESEKA